A portion of the Nitratidesulfovibrio termitidis HI1 genome contains these proteins:
- a CDS encoding ATP-binding protein, protein MAVTQGYEQLGLFYLGRELDITDGAAARAPLLFRNKDLTTHAAIIGMTGSGKTGLGIGLIEEAIMDDIPSIIIDPKGDMANLLLTFPSLSPADFQPWVDPVEASRKGLTVEAYAAQVSKTWEEGLFGYGQAKERIGILRRKARFTLYTPGSSLGTPISVLGDFASPPADVLAEGDVLNALVGSTVTSLLSLIDVHGDPLQSREHILVSSLFLHHWRKGEGLTMESLIGGIVSPPFARIGVFPMDGFFPQNDRLALAMRLNNIIASPSFAAWTQGRPLDIQRILYDEEGRPQTAIFSIAHLSDAERMFFVTMLLNHVIAWMRRQQGTPSLKAILYMDEIFGYFPPIANPPSKRPMLVLLKQARAFGLGVVLSTQNPVDLDYKGLANIGTWFVGRLQTTQDQERVAGGIAGASDGKLELTQVKGLLARLKGRQFLLTSAHQEEPLLFETRWTMSYLKGPIAGEDIKRLALETRVTPDDVDAAVPVVASTAPSWRADDAGGAPPFVANAIEQRYYLPPMASAAPVFEPWLSARATLRFHDSGRNIDEQQDIALRLYLDDRFVRPNWAEALDIPFAEDDCLPRAPTGSRFHELPVAITRLKDMKSLHKSFSDFLYQSRQLELYRAASLKMESRPGESANDFKVRVADALRGRRGVALEALRRKYAARQKSLEQKLLAAQGRLEREQGDVQSRTADALISFGTAMIDAFFGRKTFSAGNVSRVATGFRSAGRVARERDDVQRAGEALALVQQELAELAAEIEEKARQVAEVHDVESCPIEAFAIKPRRGDIFNVRLAVLWEMVLRPLPGKTP, encoded by the coding sequence ATGGCTGTCACGCAAGGTTATGAACAACTAGGTCTCTTCTACCTGGGGCGGGAACTGGATATCACGGATGGCGCGGCGGCACGGGCTCCCCTGCTGTTCCGGAACAAGGACCTCACTACGCATGCTGCCATCATAGGCATGACCGGCAGCGGCAAGACAGGCCTTGGCATTGGCCTGATCGAGGAAGCCATTATGGATGACATTCCCTCGATCATCATCGACCCCAAGGGGGACATGGCCAACCTGCTGCTTACCTTTCCCTCGCTGTCCCCCGCGGATTTCCAGCCCTGGGTCGATCCGGTAGAGGCCAGCCGCAAGGGGTTGACCGTCGAGGCCTACGCCGCGCAGGTATCGAAAACCTGGGAGGAGGGACTGTTCGGCTACGGCCAGGCAAAGGAACGCATCGGCATCCTGCGGCGGAAAGCCAGGTTCACCCTCTATACCCCCGGTTCCAGTCTGGGCACGCCGATATCCGTGCTGGGCGATTTCGCGTCACCGCCAGCCGATGTTCTGGCGGAAGGCGATGTCCTGAACGCGTTGGTCGGTTCCACCGTCACCAGCCTGCTGAGCCTCATCGACGTGCACGGAGACCCCTTGCAAAGCCGGGAGCACATCCTGGTCAGTTCGCTGTTCCTGCATCACTGGCGCAAGGGCGAAGGACTGACCATGGAAAGCCTCATCGGCGGTATCGTCAGCCCGCCGTTCGCGCGGATCGGGGTCTTCCCTATGGATGGCTTTTTTCCGCAGAACGATCGCCTGGCACTGGCCATGCGCCTGAACAACATCATTGCCAGCCCTTCCTTCGCCGCGTGGACCCAGGGCCGCCCGCTGGATATCCAGCGCATCCTTTATGACGAGGAGGGGCGTCCGCAAACAGCCATTTTTTCTATCGCCCATCTCTCGGACGCGGAACGGATGTTCTTCGTCACCATGCTGCTCAACCATGTCATCGCTTGGATGCGGCGGCAGCAGGGCACGCCGTCTCTGAAGGCGATTTTGTACATGGACGAAATTTTTGGGTATTTCCCCCCGATAGCCAACCCGCCATCCAAAAGGCCGATGCTCGTCTTGCTCAAACAGGCGAGGGCCTTTGGGCTTGGGGTGGTTCTTTCCACCCAGAACCCGGTGGATCTTGACTACAAGGGATTGGCGAATATCGGCACATGGTTTGTCGGGCGGCTGCAAACCACTCAGGATCAGGAGCGGGTGGCCGGGGGGATTGCCGGGGCAAGCGATGGAAAACTGGAACTCACCCAGGTGAAAGGCCTGCTGGCGCGCTTGAAGGGGCGGCAGTTCTTGCTGACTTCGGCGCACCAGGAAGAGCCGTTGCTGTTCGAGACACGCTGGACCATGTCCTATCTGAAAGGCCCCATCGCGGGCGAAGACATCAAGCGGCTAGCACTTGAAACGCGCGTGACGCCGGACGATGTCGACGCCGCCGTTCCCGTCGTGGCGTCGACGGCGCCCAGTTGGCGTGCCGACGACGCGGGCGGCGCGCCTCCTTTTGTCGCGAACGCCATTGAGCAGCGCTACTATCTCCCCCCCATGGCGAGCGCTGCCCCTGTGTTCGAACCGTGGCTTTCCGCCCGGGCGACGTTGCGTTTTCACGACTCAGGCAGGAACATAGACGAACAGCAGGACATCGCCCTGCGGCTGTATCTCGACGACCGTTTTGTCCGTCCCAATTGGGCGGAGGCGCTGGACATCCCCTTCGCGGAGGATGACTGCCTGCCGCGAGCCCCGACGGGCAGCCGGTTCCATGAGCTTCCGGTGGCCATTACCCGTCTGAAGGACATGAAGTCGTTGCACAAGTCCTTCAGCGACTTTCTTTATCAGTCCCGCCAGTTGGAACTTTACCGCGCAGCATCGCTCAAGATGGAATCCCGCCCCGGCGAATCCGCGAACGATTTCAAGGTGCGTGTGGCGGATGCCCTGCGCGGGCGGAGGGGTGTGGCGCTGGAAGCGTTGCGGCGCAAATACGCTGCGCGCCAGAAAAGCCTGGAGCAGAAACTGCTGGCGGCCCAGGGGCGGCTGGAGCGCGAGCAGGGCGATGTGCAGTCCAGGACCGCCGATGCTTTGATTTCCTTCGGCACCGCGATGATCGACGCCTTTTTCGGACGCAAGACGTTTTCGGCGGGCAATGTTTCGCGGGTGGCTACCGGATTCAGAAGTGCCGGGCGTGTGGCGCGGGAGCGGGATGACGTGCAGCGGGCCGGGGAGGCCCTTGCCCTCGTGCAGCAGGAACTGGCGGAACTTGCGGCTGAAATCGAGGAGAAGGCGCGACAGGTGGCGGAGGTCCATGATGTGGAGTCCTGCCCCATCGAGGCGTTCGCCATCAAGCCCCGGCGTGGCGACATCTTTAACGTCCGCTTGGCCGTGCTGTGGGAGATGGTCCTGCGACCTTTGCCTGGAAAGACACCCTGA
- a CDS encoding SDR family NAD(P)-dependent oxidoreductase, whose product MTARNETIAKSILITGATGAIGTALAELYAGPDVVLYLHGRNIAKLERLAGVCRRAGAIVMTHACDVRQTGTLCRWLHENCAPGGPDLAILAAGVNTSIGVHGEPEPRDEAEAVLDVNIKGAISVITALVPGMLERGSGQIAVFSSLAGYFGLPLTPAYSASKAALKAYGESLRGWLAPRGIRVSVIMPGYVKSAMCDGMPGPKPFLWAPEKAARHIRQGLERDRARISFPFPLNWGTWWLAVLPAAVSSRIVRRLGYGR is encoded by the coding sequence GTGACAGCGCGGAATGAAACAATTGCGAAGAGTATCCTGATCACAGGCGCAACCGGGGCCATTGGTACGGCATTGGCGGAACTCTATGCCGGCCCGGATGTCGTCCTGTACCTGCACGGCAGGAACATCGCGAAGCTGGAACGCCTTGCCGGGGTGTGCCGACGTGCCGGCGCCATCGTCATGACCCATGCCTGCGATGTCCGCCAGACAGGGACACTGTGCCGCTGGCTGCATGAAAACTGTGCGCCGGGGGGACCGGATCTGGCGATTCTTGCGGCTGGCGTGAACACCAGCATCGGTGTGCACGGCGAACCCGAGCCCCGCGACGAGGCCGAAGCGGTGCTTGACGTGAACATCAAGGGCGCCATTTCCGTCATCACCGCCCTGGTGCCGGGCATGCTAGAGCGCGGCAGCGGGCAGATCGCCGTTTTCAGTTCCCTGGCTGGCTACTTCGGGCTGCCGCTCACCCCCGCGTACAGTGCGAGCAAGGCCGCACTGAAGGCATATGGCGAGTCGCTGCGCGGGTGGCTGGCCCCACGGGGGATACGCGTCAGCGTCATCATGCCCGGCTATGTCAAATCCGCCATGTGTGACGGCATGCCCGGGCCCAAGCCGTTTCTCTGGGCGCCCGAAAAAGCGGCCCGGCATATCCGGCAAGGCCTGGAACGGGACCGGGCGCGCATCAGCTTCCCCTTTCCGCTGAACTGGGGAACATGGTGGCTGGCGGTACTGCCCGCCGCTGTTTCATCCCGCATCGTCCGCAGGCTGGGTTATGGCCGTTGA
- a CDS encoding glycosyltransferase family 4 protein encodes MTLGLFKKGEWFFALDRRVTTWGMGWLCGHLPRAARPVYEPVADSLLYVPASSLPYHISGYATRTQALLCALRDAGAAVHVLTRPGYPWDRKDRVDQPQGQETIVAGIAYAHARQPANNRHLLQFAVQASRVIARVARARRVGIIHAASNHANALPALLAARSLGIPFHYEMRGLWELTRASRMPWFANTARYKLGLELEGLVARHADRLFVISRELGRYARSHWAVRPERMALLPNCIDPAAVRPGHAFSGGQADTIGYAGSIMPYEGLDTLIEAVALLARRGVRIRLKIVGEGEARKELEEQVRRLGQGGSVEFSGRVEPAKALEILRGCALVCIPRKPFKVCEIVPPIKLVEALALAKPVIVPDLPVFRDELGSDPAGWFFTAGDAASLAGVIEAALRQPARLVELGGKARDYALLHRNWRPFVENVVRPRNQSECIW; translated from the coding sequence ATGACCTTGGGGCTGTTCAAGAAGGGCGAATGGTTTTTCGCGCTGGACCGGCGCGTGACCACATGGGGCATGGGCTGGCTGTGCGGGCATCTGCCACGGGCCGCAAGGCCGGTCTACGAGCCGGTTGCGGACAGCTTGCTGTATGTGCCGGCCAGTTCGTTGCCGTATCACATTTCGGGGTATGCCACGCGAACCCAGGCATTGCTTTGCGCATTGCGCGATGCGGGGGCCGCCGTCCATGTGCTGACGCGGCCCGGCTACCCCTGGGACAGGAAAGACCGCGTCGACCAGCCGCAAGGGCAGGAGACGATAGTCGCCGGCATCGCCTATGCGCATGCCCGGCAGCCGGCGAACAATCGCCACCTGCTGCAGTTCGCCGTTCAGGCGTCCAGGGTGATCGCCCGGGTGGCCAGGGCCAGGCGGGTGGGCATCATTCATGCGGCCTCGAATCATGCCAATGCCTTGCCGGCCCTGTTGGCCGCCCGCAGCCTGGGCATCCCGTTCCACTATGAAATGCGCGGCCTGTGGGAACTGACGCGCGCCTCGCGCATGCCGTGGTTTGCAAATACCGCGCGCTACAAACTGGGGCTGGAACTGGAAGGGCTGGTGGCCCGGCATGCGGACAGGCTGTTCGTGATTTCCCGCGAACTCGGCAGGTATGCGCGGTCGCATTGGGCCGTGCGGCCGGAGCGCATGGCGCTGCTGCCCAACTGCATCGACCCCGCGGCCGTGCGGCCCGGCCACGCTTTTTCCGGGGGGCAGGCCGACACGATCGGCTATGCGGGGTCGATCATGCCTTACGAAGGCCTCGATACGCTGATCGAGGCGGTGGCGCTGCTGGCGCGGCGGGGCGTGCGGATCCGCCTGAAAATCGTCGGCGAGGGCGAAGCCAGAAAGGAGTTGGAAGAGCAGGTGCGCCGGTTGGGGCAGGGGGGCAGCGTGGAGTTTTCGGGCAGGGTCGAGCCCGCGAAGGCGCTTGAAATCCTGCGTGGCTGCGCCCTTGTCTGTATTCCCCGCAAGCCGTTCAAGGTTTGCGAAATCGTGCCGCCCATCAAACTGGTGGAGGCCCTGGCCCTGGCCAAACCGGTGATCGTGCCGGATTTGCCCGTTTTTCGCGACGAACTCGGCAGCGACCCCGCAGGCTGGTTTTTCACGGCTGGCGATGCCGCCAGCCTTGCCGGGGTCATTGAAGCGGCCTTGCGTCAACCCGCCAGGCTGGTCGAGCTTGGAGGCAAGGCGCGTGACTACGCGTTGTTGCATAGAAACTGGCGGCCGTTTGTGGAAAATGTGGTGCGGCCGCGGAATCAAAGCGAGTGTATCTGGTGA
- a CDS encoding CgeB family protein: protein MYLVIGRFVRKFSTTFYKYPQPPVVTDRRGEFGRLKVALIADHLTETCLSIECQVRNVTPDNYRDVLRSWRPDLLFVESAFHGSNGSWRYELARQPRWLRFTTPGTIRRVVECARSRGIPTVFWNKDDAAFFEHFIDVARHFDHVFTTDVTCVPRYRAVVPESTTVAPLMIAYQPMFHSFDGFGFSTSSACFTGSYYRKILNERRSYLDMLFQAAHEARARIDVFDRNHDRFSRYFEFRFPKMDALCVHPRVPYWETGKLYKAHVLSINVNSVVHSGTMCSRRLLEILACGGIVMTNPSLCVSRFFAPYCIIVSSQEEARETFARMRHGPDKQDMQRAAEGASYVRSAHTWGHRLRDICEIVDC from the coding sequence GTGTATCTGGTGATCGGTCGTTTCGTCCGGAAATTCAGCACGACCTTCTACAAATATCCCCAGCCGCCGGTCGTGACCGACCGGCGAGGGGAGTTCGGCAGGTTGAAGGTGGCGCTCATCGCGGACCATCTGACCGAAACCTGCCTGAGCATCGAATGCCAGGTCAGGAACGTCACGCCCGATAATTATCGCGACGTGCTGCGGTCGTGGCGCCCGGACCTCCTGTTCGTGGAGTCGGCGTTCCATGGCTCCAACGGGAGTTGGCGCTACGAACTGGCCAGGCAGCCGCGCTGGTTGCGCTTCACGACGCCCGGAACCATCCGGCGCGTGGTGGAGTGCGCCCGCTCACGGGGCATTCCCACGGTGTTCTGGAACAAGGACGACGCCGCCTTTTTCGAGCACTTCATCGATGTCGCCAGGCACTTCGACCATGTCTTCACGACGGACGTGACGTGTGTCCCGCGCTATCGCGCGGTCGTTCCCGAAAGCACGACGGTCGCCCCCCTGATGATTGCCTACCAGCCCATGTTTCACAGCTTTGATGGTTTCGGCTTTTCGACATCGAGCGCCTGTTTCACCGGAAGCTACTATCGCAAGATATTGAATGAACGCCGCTCCTACCTGGATATGCTCTTTCAGGCGGCGCACGAGGCCCGGGCAAGAATTGATGTTTTCGATCGTAACCATGATCGTTTTTCGCGATATTTCGAATTCCGCTTTCCGAAAATGGACGCGCTCTGCGTGCATCCGCGCGTGCCGTATTGGGAGACGGGAAAGTTGTACAAGGCGCATGTCTTGTCTATCAATGTGAATTCCGTCGTGCATTCCGGGACGATGTGCTCACGAAGGCTGCTTGAGATACTTGCGTGTGGGGGCATTGTCATGACGAATCCAAGTCTGTGTGTAAGCAGATTTTTTGCTCCATACTGCATTATCGTATCCAGTCAGGAGGAAGCAAGGGAGACGTTCGCGCGTATGCGGCACGGTCCGGACAAACAGGATATGCAGCGTGCCGCAGAAGGGGCCAGCTATGTGCGTTCCGCCCATACCTGGGGGCACCGCCTGCGGGATATTTGTGAAATCGTCGATTGCTGA
- a CDS encoding glycosyltransferase, protein MPFLALLLEFMFYFVICCFAVYVLLELRMVGISSRVERRKLSEIALLPEKDETFYPKVAVLLPVCNESGVIGRLVDAVCSLQYPREQLEIAILDDSTDATSDMARALTEARAASGVNIRYLKRQSRRCAKAGNLSYGAARIEAEFLAVFDADFVPPPDFLLKTIPCFRDAGLGFLQTGIDYENRNASFLTQFQALEMGHQQFVTVGLSEAGNMASLSGSSCVWRRACMEALGGWKAATATEDVDIGYKAQLDDWNYAYLRDVVSMSILPETVSAFRVQRERWGRGLIHSAFRHCGGMFRKKMPMLKRMHAVSMMFSSLLLASIYCLFLLSLPLALFFQFEGAGFMVAALAFFVLVAVWGVANIVGSPMGRDFAVGKGVLKTLGCVYMYIGLFLPMSLYYFVGGIRALLGVYEEFNRTPKSSDEACSPKPKIDVYLRYGEFFSFAYSILTTAAVISTGNIVLLPICLTACMAFGMVLYWDMRDRRRRDSAE, encoded by the coding sequence ATGCCGTTTTTAGCCTTGTTACTGGAGTTCATGTTTTACTTCGTGATTTGTTGCTTTGCGGTTTACGTGCTGCTTGAACTGCGGATGGTCGGGATTTCCAGCCGGGTTGAACGGCGCAAACTTTCGGAGATTGCGCTGCTGCCTGAAAAGGATGAGACTTTTTATCCCAAGGTGGCCGTTCTGCTGCCGGTTTGCAACGAATCCGGGGTCATCGGGCGGCTTGTCGACGCCGTCTGCAGCTTGCAATATCCCAGGGAACAGCTGGAAATAGCGATTCTGGACGATTCGACGGACGCCACCAGCGACATGGCCAGGGCGTTGACAGAGGCGCGCGCGGCCTCGGGCGTGAACATCCGCTACCTGAAGCGGCAATCGCGCCGTTGCGCCAAGGCAGGGAACCTGAGCTACGGCGCTGCGCGGATTGAGGCGGAATTTCTGGCGGTTTTCGATGCGGACTTTGTCCCGCCGCCCGACTTCCTGCTCAAGACCATTCCCTGTTTCAGGGATGCTGGCCTTGGCTTCCTGCAAACCGGCATTGACTACGAGAACCGGAATGCTTCCTTCCTGACGCAGTTCCAGGCGCTGGAAATGGGGCATCAGCAGTTCGTCACCGTGGGCTTGAGCGAGGCGGGCAACATGGCATCCCTCAGCGGCAGTTCCTGTGTCTGGCGCAGGGCCTGCATGGAGGCCCTGGGGGGCTGGAAGGCCGCCACGGCCACGGAAGACGTGGACATCGGGTACAAGGCGCAGCTTGACGACTGGAACTATGCGTACCTGCGGGATGTCGTCTCCATGTCCATATTGCCGGAAACCGTCAGCGCCTTCAGGGTGCAGCGCGAACGTTGGGGGCGGGGGCTCATCCACAGCGCCTTCCGTCACTGCGGCGGCATGTTCAGGAAGAAGATGCCCATGCTCAAGCGCATGCATGCTGTTTCCATGATGTTTTCGTCGCTGTTGCTGGCCTCCATCTATTGCTTGTTCCTGCTGAGCCTGCCGCTTGCCCTTTTTTTCCAGTTCGAGGGCGCAGGGTTCATGGTTGCCGCGTTGGCGTTCTTTGTCCTTGTCGCCGTCTGGGGCGTGGCCAACATCGTCGGCTCCCCCATGGGCAGGGATTTCGCCGTCGGCAAGGGGGTGTTGAAGACGCTTGGGTGTGTGTACATGTACATCGGGCTTTTCTTGCCCATGTCCCTGTACTATTTCGTCGGCGGCATCCGTGCCCTGCTGGGGGTTTACGAGGAATTCAACCGCACTCCGAAATCCTCGGACGAGGCCTGTTCTCCCAAGCCGAAGATCGATGTCTATCTGCGGTATGGCGAGTTTTTTTCTTTTGCGTATTCCATATTGACAACCGCGGCTGTCATCAGCACGGGGAATATCGTGCTGCTGCCCATTTGTCTGACGGCATGCATGGCCTTCGGGATGGTGTTGTACTGGGACATGCGCGACAGGAGGCGGCGTGACAGCGCGGAATGA
- a CDS encoding LTA synthase family protein: protein MAVEPAFAMVLASASAGLALSVGIERLLTPVPRWSRPPAAWCLHCGVWLLAYGALLLPLGRPWFATFGVSAVLLVLVLVNNAKFRVLREPFVLQDFEYFTDAMRHPRLYIPFLGWGRLALAVLGGSAAVAAGLYGDVAPPNRFAWAGQFGGIAVALGVALLLITAASHARPPVRCDAREDVAALGLLASLWRYAGEGRNLPVVISPFVVLRPGGASPLPNLVAVQSESFFDPRPLFAGIRREVLDEFDMLKVEAVTHGKLTVPAWGANTVRTEFAFLSALRQDCLGVHRFNPYRTVVRGWNVPTVAGFLRGLGYRTISLHPYSASFYLRDRVHPRLGFDEFLDVRAFTGAERFGPYVSDLAVADKVAQILAERTAPVFIFVITMENHGPLHLERVTDKDVSSLYSIPPPEGCDELTVYLRHLRNANRMIAALRNVLGDCRFPASLCWFGDHIPIMEHVYRNTMEPEGSVEYVIWDNRHAGVLSPMVRNSSVHQLATEWLRAVHVAA from the coding sequence ATGGCCGTTGAACCCGCCTTCGCCATGGTGCTGGCGTCCGCGTCCGCCGGGCTGGCGTTGTCGGTGGGCATCGAAAGGCTGCTGACGCCCGTGCCCCGATGGTCCAGGCCCCCGGCGGCCTGGTGCCTTCACTGCGGCGTGTGGCTTTTGGCGTATGGCGCGCTTTTGCTGCCGCTTGGCCGCCCGTGGTTCGCCACGTTCGGGGTTTCGGCTGTTCTGCTGGTGCTGGTGCTGGTGAACAACGCCAAATTCCGCGTGTTGCGCGAGCCGTTTGTGTTGCAGGACTTCGAGTACTTTACGGATGCGATGCGGCACCCGCGTCTGTATATCCCGTTTCTGGGCTGGGGAAGGCTTGCGCTTGCCGTACTTGGAGGCAGCGCGGCGGTGGCGGCCGGATTGTATGGGGATGTGGCGCCGCCGAACCGCTTCGCTTGGGCGGGGCAGTTTGGTGGCATCGCCGTGGCGCTGGGCGTCGCGTTGTTGCTAATCACCGCCGCAAGCCATGCCAGGCCGCCAGTGCGTTGCGATGCCCGGGAGGATGTTGCCGCCTTGGGGTTGCTCGCCAGTTTGTGGCGTTACGCTGGCGAGGGGCGCAATCTCCCGGTCGTCATCTCACCCTTTGTGGTGTTGCGGCCTGGGGGCGCCAGCCCGTTGCCCAATCTTGTGGCCGTGCAAAGCGAGTCTTTTTTCGATCCCCGGCCACTCTTTGCCGGTATTCGACGGGAGGTGCTGGACGAGTTCGATATGCTCAAGGTCGAGGCCGTGACGCATGGCAAACTGACTGTGCCCGCATGGGGCGCCAATACGGTGCGTACAGAGTTCGCTTTTTTGAGCGCGTTGCGGCAGGACTGCTTGGGCGTGCATCGTTTCAACCCGTACCGCACCGTGGTCAGAGGATGGAATGTGCCCACCGTTGCCGGCTTTCTTCGGGGGCTTGGCTACCGCACTATCTCCCTTCATCCTTACTCCGCAAGTTTTTATCTGCGGGACCGGGTCCATCCTCGGCTGGGATTCGACGAATTTCTTGATGTTCGCGCGTTTACTGGCGCAGAGCGTTTCGGGCCCTACGTAAGCGACCTTGCCGTGGCGGACAAGGTCGCGCAAATCCTGGCGGAAAGGACAGCTCCCGTCTTTATCTTCGTAATTACCATGGAGAACCATGGCCCGTTGCATCTGGAAAGGGTCACCGACAAGGATGTTTCCTCACTCTACAGCATACCGCCTCCTGAAGGTTGCGACGAACTTACCGTATATTTGCGCCACTTGAGAAATGCAAACAGAATGATTGCAGCCTTGCGTAATGTTCTGGGTGATTGTCGGTTTCCCGCAAGCCTCTGCTGGTTTGGAGACCACATTCCGATCATGGAGCATGTGTACAGGAATACAATGGAACCTGAAGGTTCCGTTGAATATGTTATTTGGGATAACAGACACGCGGGTGTGCTTTCTCCCATGGTTCGCAATAGTTCCGTGCATCAACTTGCGACGGAATGGCTGCGTGCGGTACATGTCGCCGCATGA